GTAGGCTCTCGAGAACATGTGAGGGTACAAGCTGCAGAAAGACAAGACCGAGAGAGCCAGGCTGAAGAGGAGGCGGCACCGGCGCCTCTTGGAAGCCGGCCGGGGGGGCCCGGTGGCCGTACCTGGAGTCGTTGGCGAAGAACTCGAAGTAGTCGTGctcgggcaggggctggaggtgctccTCCAGTTGCTCCTTCGTCAGGCTGGGCGGCAGACGGCGGATCACCACCTGCAGCACGGCGACGGTGGTTAGGGCGACCCACAGCGACGGGGACCGGCTCAGCACGGCCGCtacccttctcctccttcccggggcggccccagctctcccctcaaCAGCCGCCGAGCCAGACCCGTTACCGCGGGCGCCAGAGAACCCACCCCTAGCAGCGCGCAGGCCCCACCTTGCTCAGCGTCTCCTTCTTGTCCTTGGGTCGCTCGAGGCGGTCGAGCTCGGCTCCGCCGGCCCTGCCATCCGTGCCGGTGGCGGTCCCCGGTCCCGTCCCTGTCCCCAGCAAGGCCCCTGGCCCGGCGCCGGGCCCGCGGCGCTCCTTGGGCCTTGCGTTTTCCTTGTCCTCCTTCATCCCGGGCCGCGGGACAGCGCCGCGCGCCCCCGCCCGCCCATTGGCCGCCGCACCTCTCGCGCGACTGCGCCTCGCAGGGCCACGAGCCGCGCCCTCGGCCGAGGCCTGGCTGCCGTGGCCCTGCCGGCCTACAGCTCCCGGTATGCTCTGGGTCCCACCGGACTACGGCTCCCGGCATGCATCAGGTCCGGCTGGACGGCGGCTGCCGGACCCCACCGCGGTAAAGCTGGGCTGCGCTCTGTAAGGTTGGTATCAGTATGCTGCGAGCACCACCTGCTTATTCCGGTACGGCCCACCCAGGGCGCGGTTAGCCTCCGGGGACGCCGCCGGACAGGCTAGGACCCGGACGCGGCCTCACTTCCGGCCCGGGCACTGCGGAGGCGCGGCCTCCCCGCAGCGCTGTCACTACCACCACCTTTCCGGGCCTGCCTCGGTAGTGACGGCGGCGCAGGGCAGACCGGGAAGTCGTGCAAGGCAGGCCGGGAGTGCCCGCAGGGAGCAGCGGAACGGGCAGCGCAGCAGCGGCGGGATGTGGTACGAGATCCTGCCCGGCATGGCCATCATGGGCGTATGCCTCAGCATCCCCGGCCTCTCTACTGTCTACATGCACCGCTGGTTGAACGGCGGCAAGGTCAGTGTGGGGCAGGGCGGATCAGGGCCCCGCTTTCCCCACCCCTAgcccccttttttcttcctggaaTCCCTTCTATCCCGTGGCCTTCCTTTCCCGGTATCCTTCCTTGCCATGGAGATCCCCATTTCCCCGCGGGGCCCCTTCCCGGGACTGTAACAGGCAGCACTGTGCCCGCCCACAGGAGAAGAGGATCGCCCGCTATCCCTACCAGTGGACCGTGATGGAGAGAGACAGGCGGCTGTCGGGTGTCAACAAGTACTACGTGTCCAAGGCAAGTGCTCGGGGTGTCGGGacagctcctcctgggagggaagcaggagcCGTGTGCAGCTCCCTCCATAGCCTTGGAGAAGGGCATGGGATGCacttggggctgcaggagctccctgtgtgcctgcagccagcctgcctgtGGGGATGTGCATTTAGAATTGTATTGTAATTAGGACTGTGATACTTAAGTATAGTTTGAAACTCTGCATTTTAATCACTTCCCTTTTGCAAGTTCATAAAAAGAACAATGTAGATAGAActgttatttcttctttttttcagggtctggagaacttgGACTAAGATGGTGGCACACTGAAGAATCCATATATCTACATAAAATGATTTAACTCTTTAATAAATGTGTACATGTATGCAGCCTCTACTTGTGTTGCTGTGGTAGGTTGGCCCTGGATGGATGCTAGGTTCCCACCAAAGCTGTTCTATCACTGCCCTTCCTCAGAtgaacaggagagaaaaaataacAGGAAACTCAGCTGAAGGACAAGGAGAGATCACTCTCCAATTACTGCCACGAGCAAAACGGACTCAAGGAAATTAATTCATTGTCAATCGAATCAGAGTAGGGTaatgagaaacaaaaccaaatcttaAAATatcttcccccacccctcccttcttcctgggCTCACCTTCACTCCTGatttctctgccttctccctcaGTGGCACAGGGGGACAGGGAATGGGTGTTGTGGTTGATTGATCACGtcatctctgcagctccttcctcctcaggtgGCAGACTCCTCAcactcttcccctgctccagtgtggggtcCCTCCCGTGAGAGTCAGTCCTCCACAAGCTTCTCCAGTGTGAGTCCTTCCCCTGGGTTGCAGTTCTTCAcaaactgctccagcatgggtctCTTCCACTGGGTGCAGTCCTTAAGGAGCAGACTCTTCCACTGTGGGTCCCCCCTGGGGTCACAAGTCCTGCCAGCAAATCTGCTTCAGTGTGAGCTCCTCTCTCCATGGGTCTACAGATCTTCCTAGGAGTCTGCTCCAGTCACATTCTCCTTCAGACACATTTACCTGGAGCTGTAGGCCTGTGGTCTTCAccacaggctggaagggaatCTCCCCAGTGCCTGTCTTCATTAACTTTGGTGTCTGTGGAATTGTTTCTCTGATGTACTCTTGCTCCTCTCTTCGGCTACAGGTGTGcagggtgtttggttttttttcccttttaaaatacattatcCCAGAAGCACTACCACCATCAGTGATGGGCTTggccttggccagcagcaggtccaTCTTGGAGCTGACTGGCTTTGGGTCTGTTGGACACAGGGGAAGCTTTTGGTGGCTTCCCACAGAAGCCTGTATCCCCCCACTAACAGCCTTGCCATGCAAACCCAGTACAGTTGCATACAAGCTTTGGGTAGAACTGGTTTCCTCACTTCATGCACTCCAATATAGACTATGCAGGTGCCTGTgagcagaagaaaaaggatGCCAAGAAGCACCACTGTCTCTAACATATTTCCTTCTGTTTGCTTGTGGCCATGTTGAAAACGTCATGATattgcagaaaaagaaaatacactAATAGAATTCTGGGTTTACACCAACAGCAGTAACAGCAAGTTCTGACTGCTGAATTGCTCTGAATAAGCTGGGTTGGGACAAAGTGTTTCTGATGGTCCATCAGCAGTTCTGAGCTGTAACTCATAGCCTGTGTCACCAGGCAGGACAGATACACCTGACACTTCTCTGTAGCAGTCTGTGTCCAGGCTCTGAGAAAGTGTGGTTAAAGGAAGCTGTCCAGCTAGATGTGGTCAGCCTTGGATTTGGCTCCTGACAAGCTTGTCCAAGTCCCCATTTTCTGATGGGCTGAAAAGGACTTAGGAATCAATCAAATACTGGCCCAAAGCACTTGTCACCAGCTAGTCAGctaaagcactggctggagaGACAGAACTAGCATGAAAAGAAAATCAGGAGGGTAAGAAATAAGAGAGGGGAAAGACATGGAGGTCAGGACAGGCAACAGAGGAGGACGCAGACTTCTGGAGGTCACATTGACCTTCAGCACCTCTCCCAAATTACACAGTCAGATGGAAAGCAAATGAGCTGCTTCAGGCAGGGTTTGCTGTAATCCAGATAACAAGGGGTATCAAATCTATGCTGGACAGAGCACTGAGTTCCCAAATTGTGGATACTGGCAGAAACATGAGAATCTGGCAGCATCCCAcatctgctttcctgctcctacCTTCTGCCCTTTCTGGGAGACtatggctgctggagaggaattTTCCCAGGGTCTCCATCCATAGGGCTTCCTCTGACTGGAATGCCGATGGGGATGCTGGGAGCCCTGTGCCCTTGTTGCCTGGCAACAAGCTAGTCATGGCAACACACAGCAAACAGTCCCTGGGAGGCTGGATACTGCGTCTGGGCAAGCCACCCTGCAGGTCTCATACCCGCAGGGAGGAAAGGACAGGCAGAGACACTGCCAGGGCCCAGAAACAGTTCCCTGGGGACCAGCTAGCCCTGTCTGGAACCAGACTTTTGCTACCCACCTGTGCTGCAAGCCCAAACACCTTGGGCTTGGAAGCCACAGTAATCCTTCTGGGTAGGTGcatgcagggctgagcagaggcagaTTATGGAACAATAGAGGGGACTAGTTTGCTGCTCTTCAGGCTGTCTCCAAACCCCTTTCTAGATTAGTCTGAAGTTTCTCAGATGGGTCCTACAGCTCTGGAGCCTAATTTTCTCtcagtgtgtttgtgtgtttctcTTTCTAAAGGTGAAGACAATGGacgaaggagagggaaaagctgCCATTCTCACAGAAAACGAGAGAAGTGGTGCAGAGGAACATCttccagagacagagaaaaaagagaaaggtaaAAAGCTTTCTCTGTTGACATGTGTCAGAGTCTTCCCAGATGAATTTCTCAGGATTTCTTATCTCTTAGAAACCAAGCACGCCATAAAAAATGTCCAGCAGAACACAGGCAACAACTTTACAGTAGAGAGAGGACTGCAGCAGATTGAAGAAGTCATTTCTGTGAGTGACAATTCCATCCACTCAGGAAGGTCACAACCTCTCACTGTTGAGGAGTgtgaaaaattaaaggaaagcACCCCATTTTCTCATTAGCATCTCCCTCAAATCACCTCTGTTAGACAGAAGGAATCTTAGCGGCATGTGTTTGTTCAGCAGACGTGGGAGATTCACGAAAGCTGGCTTCACTGGTCAGAATTTCTCCAGGAAGAAGACCTGAAGGACAGCAAGAGATACCACTACAGAGTTTGCTGGAGTGTGCCAACACGCCGAAAACCTATCCCCCGAGCAACAGCAAATGTCTACTTTGTGATAGAGATCTCCAAAATCAAACCTGCGGTAAGTACTCAGAAACGGCACCAGTCCTTTAAGGAAAAAGAGTACAGGGGGGGTTCCTGAGGCAGAGAAATGCCAGGGCAGTGGAGAGACCAGCCAGTAGCCAGCAGCTCTCATgagaaagccaggctggagtgTTGCCAGAGAAACTGGGGGAAGAGACTTAAATGCAGAGTGATGGAAATTAGCAGTCAGTAGCCaaggggagcagagcacagagcccaAGGCTGGTTTAGTTCCCAGATTGTCGAAACTGGCAGAAATCTGACAAACTGAGAATCTGGCAGGATCCCACATCTGCTCTTCTGCTCACAATCTTCCCTTTCCAAGCAACAGCAATTGCTCTGGGCAGCTGTAGTTAGGGCTGAGTGGGGGTGAGTTATGGAATGAGGGCCCAGTAGAGGGAGACTGGCTCTTCGTGCTGTCTGAGAACCACCTTCCAGACTGGCCTCAAGTTTGTCACCTGTACAATAATAAGTTTCagctcaagagaaaaaaagaagtaagtGGCACTGAGTAGACTTTTTTACCTCTGGAACCTATGCTTAGCCATACTGAACCTCAGCTTTTCTACTTACTATGCATCCACAAGTAAACCAACCGCAACATCTGTGGATTGCCAAGCACCATACAGCTGCTCCCTCACCGCTCCTCCTACTCCTATGCAATGGGGGAGAGAATTGGAAGtgtaaaagtgagaaaacttgtGGGTTGAAATAATCCCAGTTTAATAGTTTAGTTTTTTAAATAACAACAAAAtgtgtcatggattgagttgaatctgctgctgatgttCAATAGCATGCTGccttcatgccagcttcaaaatgaaactgctggctggagcaaagtgtcatggggcttgaagttcagactgtAACACAAgaagcttcctgttctggttgctgggtttggggttaGTCTTTTGCACTGGGCTGACTTTGGGGTGCTTGGGTGGGGGGAACCGTGttactgctggcttctgctgctgcttctgcagataGGCCAAGATAATTGTGCATTGTGGGATCTCATTTACATTTaaactccttatctcaacccaaaAGGTTTTTTGTGTCACTTTCTCTCCCGTCTGTGTGGAAGAGAGTGATTTGTGAGAGTGGGCTatgttaacccaggacagtaagaaaaaaaagtaaccaGGAGatagaaaaataaacccaatGAAAGACAAGTGACACATGAAAACAATTCTCACCATCAACCAGTGTGCAGACAGTCCCTGTGCAACACCTCCACCCCACCAACCTTCCCCCCTAATTTTACTGCTGAGCATGATGTCATATGGTCTGAGACAGCCCTTTGGCCACTTGGGGTCAGCTAGCCAAGCTGTgtctcctcccagctgcttgTGCACCCCCAGCCTACTTGCTGGTGGcgtggtgtgaggagcagaaatgGCCTTGAGTCTGTAAGCACCACTCATCAACCCTGTGTTATCACCACTGTTTCTAGCACAAATCCAAACCATAGCCCCATACCAGCTACTATAAAGAAACTTAACTCTACTacagccaaacccagcacaaCAGCTCTTAACCACAAGCTTAAAACTGCAACAGAAGAGTTTTTGCCTTCACAATTGAATACTCAGAGAGGCTTTAAACCAAAACTGTTCTAAATCCGTATCAGAAATACTGTACAAATACCCAGGTTACTTTTGAAGCAGTAGATAGTTGCTCTCACCTAATTATAAGTCTGCTGTTTGAAGTCCTTTATGTGACCTCTGCCTTGTCTCTCCTCCTTGCAAGACCTCGCCTGTGGAGGTATTCTTCACTCTGGAGGCCAGCAAGCTGATTCACAGGTGAGTGTTCTGACACAGGTCAGGAGGTTCTAGCAAGCTTTTTCATGCAAAAACAGACAAGCTGCTTGATGTACATACAGTTGCAGTAAGTGCAGAGAGATGGGAGGAAGCTGTCAAAACCTTCCTACGTAAAACCTGGTGTATTGTTATCTTCACCACAAGCGTCAACAGCCAACCTATAAGCATCTGCCCCCTCTGTAACAAATTTGTCCTGGGCTTACACAGGTCTAGGTCTGTTCTTTTCTCAGCAGATAGGCTTGTCTTGTGAATAAAGGCCAGCTCTAAGCTGGCCAAACTTGGATGCAATATCATTCTTAACATTTCCCCTCTTTGTCCTCCATCCTCCAGGCCAGACCAGTGTCGGTTTAGAGAAAAGTGGCTTAAGGACATCAttgaaaataaaacaatccTCATGGAAACACTTAAATTCTAATGAACACAGTGAAGAAGAGTGGCTCTTCCCTGTCAGCATTTCTACTTTGTGGATACATAAACAACATTAAATCTATGCAAAGTTAATTATGCCTGACCCTTTCAGGTATGGGTGGGtacagcaggacagagccagaTACCAGAATGTAAGCAGgaagaggcagctgagctggactTGCTGTTTGCAAACACCAGGTCTGCAGAACTCCAGAGTAAAGGTCATAGACTTTAATTCTCTTTATACAAACATACAAGACATCTCTGCTGCCAAAACTACAACACAGAGACATAGGGGGCAAAAACTAACAACAAAAAACtactttgtttttaaaaccaTTTGAGAAAAAGGGCAAGGGAGAGTCTGGAAATACAGAGCTGAATCAAAGATCACCACCACAGAAGCACTATCTGCAGTAGGCCCCCCAATACAGAGTTTAAAGAAACTCATGTAATACTACTGAAACAGACCAAATTAAAATGCCACAGGAGTTAAAATAAGGTTTTAATCTAGAATATTAACAAAAAATTTCAAACAAATCAAAAGATACATCCTTGTTACCACCTGTGCACATCCAGGGGTCCCAATCACTACACCCCACTGCTCTGATACCTATGTATAACAtaggagaaaaagaagcaagcaGCTTAGCTCTTCACCATGGGCTTTGGTGGACTGAAGATCAGACCCTCCTATTACTATTATTGCAACTTCATACCCTGATTGCAATCTGCTTGCTTTAAAATAACTGAAGCCCATCCGTAGTAAGCTACAAAACCCTTTCTATTTACAAGCCTAGTTTGAACCACAAGCCAAACTCAActgttttgagaaaaaaaaatacatctaaAAGACTTACCAAAAAATATCTGAGCGGACAGTCTTAGATCTTACACGGGAACTCAGGAGCTCCTGTGTTTTGGCTGTTACTAGCAGCTTGCTTGTGATGGCCACTCTACTCTCATTAACGACAAGAAATGGAAAACCACACATGGCAGCACCAGGTAATGAAGCCCTCCCGTGGCATCCTCGGGTTTGTCTGATTCAAAGCAAGTGCAGAACAACATTGCCACCTCTGATCTTTCCGGCTTGCCTTCCCTGCCATGTAGCCTTTCAGTTTACAGGGATTCCTTGCAGAAGGTGAACAAATCGTCCAAGACAATCTGACGAAAGTAACTGGTTCCTTGATACAAGTAATCCACTTCTGAAGCTTGGCCCTGATGGATGAAAGGCCCTGCAGCACTTGAAGCTTTTCTCCGATCACAACTGGAGCAAGCCAGCTGCAGCTTCGTAGGAGCTATGGCATACAGTTCAAAtagttatttttcctctttgcccTTAGTCTTTCTGTAGACCATCTCTCTAAAGCTTGCAAGGATTTTATTCTCTcgttttctcctctcctcctggttGAAGGATGCCAGGGCTCTCTTTTCATCTGCACTGTAGATCTGGTTCTCTTTACGCAGACGCACAGCTTCCATCCGGCGATGTCTGTGGAAACATTGTGTACatcagcacaggcagaggcatGTAACACTCTGTCATGGCTCCCATCCACGTACTGCACTGAATGGTTTCAGGGGCTTATAACTAAAGATCACTGCACTATAGAACCCAAATGCACACAAACCTTCCCAAGAAGCAGCGTGACAGGGCAGGAAACTGACTTCTGGAGGTG
This sequence is a window from Dryobates pubescens isolate bDryPub1 chromosome 18, bDryPub1.pri, whole genome shotgun sequence. Protein-coding genes within it:
- the NDUFA1 gene encoding NADH dehydrogenase [ubiquinone] 1 alpha subcomplex subunit 1, which produces MWYEILPGMAIMGVCLSIPGLSTVYMHRWLNGGKEKRIARYPYQWTVMERDRRLSGVNKYYVSKGLENLD